The following DNA comes from Nakamurella alba.
CCGGGTGGGTTGCTGCGGCCGATGCCCGCGTCGAGTTCGTCGAGATCGGGTGTGCCGGTGAGGGGCTCGCGAGCCAGGGCGAGCAGGACGGTGCGCTTGCCCTCCACCAGGTCGTCGCCGGCCGGCTTGCCGGTGACCGCCGGATCACCGAACACCCCGAGCAGGTCGTCGCGCAGTTGGAAAGCCACGCCGATCGCAGCGCCGTACTCGCGGAGGGCAGCGATCGTGTCGTGGCCGGCACCGGCGAGTGCGGCTCCGAGGTGCAAGGGGCGTTCGACGGTGTAGGCGGCGGTCTTGTAGCGGTTGATCGCGGAGGCGTCGGCGATCTGCGCCTCCGGGGCGTCGGCGAGGTCCGCTGTGGCACGCAGATCGAGCAGCTGGCCGGCGAGCACCTCGGTCCGCATGTCCCGCCAGACCGGCAGCGTGGCCGTGAGCGCGTCGAGATCCGCTGCGGCAGCGGTGAAGATGTCGTCCGCCCAGGCCAGTGCCAGATCGCCGAGGAGGATGGCCACCGAGATCCCGTAGTGGTCGGCGTCCCCGGACCATCCGTGATCGGCGTGTTCCTTGGCCACCGCCCGGTGGGTGCTGGGATCTCCCCGACGGGTGTCCGAACGGTCGATGACATCGTCGTGCAGGAGGGCGCAGGCCTGGATCAGTTCCAGGCTGCCGGCGGCGCGCAGCACTGCTTCGTCGGGCTCCCGGCCCGTCGCGCGGTGTCCGGCCAACAGGAACCGTGGGCGCAGCCACTTCCCGGAGTCGACGAACGTCAGCAACCGGTCGAGGTCGGGGAGCAGGCGCGGGTCGATCGTCGCCACGGCCTCCCGGCGCTCCGCCAAGGCCTCGTGCAGCAGCCGGGCCGCGGTCCCGAGTTCGCTGTCGGCAGCCGGGGTCGCACTCACCCCACCAGTGTCCCGGATGCCGAGGACCCCTCGGGACACCGCGCCTGTCAGAACGGGGCGGGGTCGTCATCGATGTTCCATTCGTTGGCGTGTTCGGCGGGGTGGACGACCGCGGGTGGGGGTCGGTGGGTGCGGTGGCCCAGGGGTGAGGTGAACGTCGCGGTGCGGTCGTCGTGCTCTTGGTAGGTCCAGTCGGTGTGGGTTTTGAGCAGGTGGTGGTGCCGGCACAGGGGTCGCAGGTTGTGCAGGCAGGTTTGTCCGCCGCGGGTGGGGCTGTCGTGGTCGTAGGGGGTGACGTGGTCCAGGTCGCAGGTTTGGGCGCGGCGGCGGCAGGAGGGCCAGGAGCAGTGGGGGTTGAGTTGTTCGATTTTGCGGCGGAGTCGGCTGCCGGGGACGTAGTGGGTGTCGGAGGCGCCGACGGGTGTGCCGGTGTGCTCGTCGAGGATGAGCAGGCTGACGGTGGTGGTTGCTTCGGCGATGGCTTGGGCGAGTTCGGCGGTGATGGGTCCTTGCCGGTGGAGCAGGCCGGGGTTGCGGGCCAGGGCGAGCAGGGTGTGCAGGGACATGGTGACGGTGGTGTGGAAGGCGTGTTCGGCGCGGACGGGTCGGGCTGCTGGGTGGATGTCGGTGACCTGGGTGTCGTGGTGGTCGGCGTTCGGGTCGTGCGGGGTGATCCGGAACCCTCGCCGGGTAGGCTCCGGCCCGGCACCGGGGTCACCGGCGTCGTCGGTCCCGATGTCGTCAGGGCGGGTGGCGCTGTCGCAGTTCTCGGGGTTCTCGGCTGATCCCGGGTCGCCAGGACCGGATGTATCGGAGTTGAGGTAGTCGATCAGGTCCTGCAGGTCGTCAGGTTCGCTGTCGCTGTCGAAGGCAGGTCCGGGTACGTCGGGCATGGCTCCGCCGCCGGCCGTCTGTTCGCTGTCGTCTGCGGAGCGGGGTCGCTCATGTTCGTCGGTGTGGGCGCCGTTGTCGTCCGTTCCGCACGCGTCGGGCATGGCTTCGCCGTCGACTGTCTGTTCACTGTCCTCCGCGGTGCGGGGTCGGTCATGTTCGTCGGCGCCGGCACCGTCGTCGTCCGATTCGGGTGCGTCGGGCGCGGCTGGATCGCTGGGGATGTCGGTGACGGAATCGATGTCCTCCGCGTCGAGAAGGCTGGAGCCGCGGGTGTGGTCGGCCCGGTCGTCCTGAGCGTCTCTGCTGTTGTCGTCCGCATCGGTTCCGGAGCCGGTCGGCTCGGTGGCGGGTGCCTCGTCGGTGGCGGTGCTGTCGGCGGGGTCTTCGTCTCCCACGGGGCCAGGGCAGTCGTCGTCGACATCGCCGGTCGAGTCGACGCTTTCGTACG
Coding sequences within:
- a CDS encoding polyprenyl synthetase family protein, whose protein sequence is MSATPAADSELGTAARLLHEALAERREAVATIDPRLLPDLDRLLTFVDSGKWLRPRFLLAGHRATGREPDEAVLRAAGSLELIQACALLHDDVIDRSDTRRGDPSTHRAVAKEHADHGWSGDADHYGISVAILLGDLALAWADDIFTAAAADLDALTATLPVWRDMRTEVLAGQLLDLRATADLADAPEAQIADASAINRYKTAAYTVERPLHLGAALAGAGHDTIAALREYGAAIGVAFQLRDDLLGVFGDPAVTGKPAGDDLVEGKRTVLLALAREPLTGTPDLDELDAGIGRSNPPGGIDRLRDLIAATGAPERLESRIAQLHAEGLEALRRTTDGAPVVATSAAADLTDLARRAVFRER